A region from the Nonlabens sp. YIK11 genome encodes:
- a CDS encoding glyceraldehyde-3-phosphate dehydrogenase, whose translation MSQVDIYEKELAFQTDRRRAAVAFIKAVSDLWYDKAIELVLFRNQLIDRNVSEIINLHEYAGEFVQKPISIFDSVEIAQAILSLDLPPSKLDIGKLTYEYHLEENELQDAQAFVARKLNDARTTEEITPKDVVLYGFGRIGRLLARELMCKAGKGSQLRLRAIVTRGAITESVLEKRASLLAQDSVHGDFSGTVSYNLDDESLIINGTTVKLISANAPEDIDYTAYGINDALIIDNTGAFRDDNALSRHLKAKGAHKVLLTAPGKGIPNIVHGVNHKEHHPDKVDIFSAASCTTNAITPVLKAIEDSFGVVNGHLETIHAYTNDQNLVDNMHSKYRRGRAAALNMVITETGAGKAVSKALPSFEGKLTSNAIRVPVPNGSLAILNLELETKTSKDALNAVMKKYALEGDLVEQIKYSIDNELVSTDIVGSNAPSIYDSNATIVNEEGNKVVIYVWYDNEYGYSHQVIRLAKYIAKVRRYTYY comes from the coding sequence ATGAGTCAAGTAGACATCTACGAGAAGGAACTCGCTTTCCAAACAGATCGACGTCGCGCCGCAGTCGCTTTTATCAAAGCGGTGAGCGATTTATGGTACGATAAGGCCATCGAGCTGGTACTATTTAGAAACCAATTGATTGATCGCAATGTGAGCGAGATCATCAACCTGCATGAGTATGCTGGTGAATTCGTTCAAAAACCTATCTCAATTTTTGATAGTGTTGAGATCGCTCAGGCCATTCTATCGCTGGATTTGCCGCCATCCAAATTGGATATAGGTAAACTGACTTATGAATACCATCTGGAAGAAAACGAATTGCAGGATGCTCAGGCTTTTGTTGCACGCAAGTTAAATGACGCCAGAACCACGGAAGAAATCACGCCTAAAGATGTGGTGTTGTACGGTTTTGGTAGGATAGGTCGACTGCTCGCACGCGAACTTATGTGCAAGGCTGGAAAAGGCAGCCAGTTAAGATTGCGTGCCATCGTGACCAGAGGCGCGATAACAGAAAGTGTTCTGGAGAAAAGAGCCTCGCTCCTTGCCCAAGACTCGGTTCATGGGGATTTTTCTGGAACGGTAAGTTATAATCTGGATGATGAATCCTTGATTATCAATGGAACTACCGTAAAGTTGATCAGCGCCAATGCGCCAGAAGATATTGATTACACGGCATATGGCATTAATGATGCCTTAATTATCGATAATACGGGTGCGTTTAGAGATGATAATGCTCTAAGCAGACACCTCAAGGCTAAAGGAGCCCATAAAGTATTACTTACAGCACCTGGAAAAGGGATTCCGAACATTGTCCATGGTGTAAATCACAAAGAGCACCATCCCGATAAGGTGGATATTTTCTCTGCAGCAAGCTGTACGACAAATGCCATCACTCCAGTTTTGAAAGCGATTGAAGATAGTTTTGGTGTGGTCAATGGTCATTTAGAAACCATTCATGCGTACACTAATGATCAAAACCTTGTGGACAATATGCACAGCAAATACCGTCGTGGTCGTGCTGCTGCCCTTAATATGGTGATTACGGAAACTGGTGCTGGTAAAGCGGTAAGCAAGGCATTGCCATCTTTTGAAGGTAAGCTAACTTCTAACGCCATACGCGTACCTGTGCCTAATGGATCTCTTGCCATTCTCAATTTAGAATTAGAAACCAAAACCAGCAAGGATGCACTCAATGCCGTTATGAAGAAATATGCTCTAGAAGGCGATCTAGTGGAGCAGATCAAATACAGCATTGACAATGAATTGGTATCCACTGATATCGTTGGGTCTAATGCGCCATCCATTTATGATTCCAACGCAACCATCGTCAATGAAGAAGGTAATAAAGTTGTCATTTATGTGTGGTACGATAATGAATATGGATATAGCCATCAAGTGATACGACTGGCTAAGTATATTGCAAAAGTGCGCAGATACACCTACTACTAG
- a CDS encoding YggS family pyridoxal phosphate-dependent enzyme: MSKIADNIVRFRESVEPQATLVAVSKTKPISDLQEAYDAGQRHLGENKIQEMTEKWETLPKDIHWHMIGHTQRNKVKYMAPYVHLIHSVDSPRLAKEINKQAQKNDRVINCLLQVFIADEESKYGFDEDELMEYLNSDAFKNLNNINIHGLMGMATFTDDKDQVRAEFKSLKAMFDKIKSEQLLDPRHEFNELSMGMTGDYEIALEEGSTMVRIGSAIFGSRD; the protein is encoded by the coding sequence ATGAGTAAAATAGCAGATAATATAGTTCGCTTTCGCGAAAGCGTAGAACCACAAGCCACTCTAGTAGCGGTAAGCAAGACAAAACCTATAAGCGATTTGCAAGAGGCCTATGATGCTGGACAGCGACACCTAGGTGAGAACAAGATCCAAGAAATGACCGAAAAATGGGAAACGTTGCCCAAGGACATTCACTGGCACATGATAGGTCACACGCAACGTAATAAGGTCAAGTACATGGCGCCTTACGTGCATTTGATTCATTCTGTAGACTCACCACGACTGGCCAAAGAAATCAACAAACAAGCTCAAAAAAACGATCGGGTCATCAATTGCCTATTACAAGTATTCATAGCAGATGAAGAAAGTAAATATGGATTTGATGAGGATGAGTTGATGGAATATCTTAACTCTGACGCCTTCAAAAACCTGAACAATATCAATATTCACGGCCTTATGGGCATGGCGACCTTTACAGATGACAAAGACCAAGTAAGAGCAGAATTCAAATCGCTCAAGGCGATGTTTGACAAAATCAAATCTGAGCAACTGCTGGATCCTAGACATGAGTTTAATGAACTTTCCATGGGAATGACGGGTGATTATGAGATCGCTTTAGAAGAAGGCAGTACCATGGTACGCATAGGCAGCGCAATTTTTGGCAGTAGAGATTAA
- the dapF gene encoding diaminopimelate epimerase, protein MQSITFHKYQGTGNDFIIIDDRQEQFSKKDTKLIARLCDRKFGIGADGLILLQNNKLHDFTMVYYNADGNESSMCGNGGRCIASFARFLGVATDNTTFEAIDGLHHAKIFDNGTVSLQMMDVKNLQLFDGHVFTNTGSPHHVELTDNIDHVDVFHQGRHLRNELYGKEGANINFVQPVTSSTFKVRTYERGVEDETLSCGTGVTAVALAMHKTGQTQSQTVELQTPGGNLQVNFEPTPTGYQNIWLTGPATQVFKGTIEL, encoded by the coding sequence ATGCAATCTATTACGTTTCATAAATATCAAGGTACCGGTAACGATTTTATCATCATCGATGATCGTCAAGAACAATTCTCCAAAAAAGATACCAAACTCATAGCAAGACTATGTGATCGCAAATTTGGCATCGGTGCAGATGGATTGATCCTGCTTCAAAACAATAAACTGCATGACTTTACCATGGTTTATTACAATGCCGATGGAAATGAGAGCAGCATGTGTGGAAATGGCGGTAGATGTATTGCCAGTTTTGCACGATTTCTGGGCGTAGCTACTGACAATACGACATTTGAGGCCATTGATGGTCTTCACCACGCTAAGATATTTGACAACGGTACGGTTAGCTTACAAATGATGGATGTCAAAAACCTACAGCTTTTTGACGGTCATGTATTTACAAACACCGGCTCACCACACCATGTGGAGTTGACAGATAATATTGATCATGTAGATGTATTTCATCAAGGGCGACACTTGCGTAACGAGCTTTACGGGAAAGAAGGTGCCAATATCAATTTTGTCCAACCAGTGACCTCATCCACTTTTAAGGTGCGAACTTATGAGCGCGGCGTTGAGGATGAGACCTTAAGTTGTGGTACTGGAGTTACTGCTGTGGCGCTGGCCATGCATAAAACCGGACAGACGCAATCCCAAACGGTAGAATTGCAAACGCCTGGAGGTAATTTGCAGGTAAACTTCGAACCAACACCAACAGGATATCAAAACATCTGGCTCACGGGACCAGCTACTCAAGTTTTTAAAGGCACCATCGAGTTATGA
- the mltG gene encoding endolytic transglycosylase MltG translates to MNKYKKILLGIVLMGLVVMAFFAYRVYDTFFTVNTNFTEGTYEVLIPTGADYNTAFLAIADAVEDRDALHETAVRKGYNKNVKAGRFLIEPGMSNNEIINAVRSRNIPLNVRFNNQERLEDLAGRIASQLEPDSLSLLNVMRDPTFLKENGFTQENALSMYLPNQYEFYWNSSPEAYRRRMLASWKSFWNETRRARAAALGLTPQQVTSLAAIVHKETAKVDERPVVAGVYINRLKNGIKLDADPTVIYAKKLTDDDFNQVIKRVLYKDLTIDNRYNTYKYPGVPPGPIVTPDLSAIDAVLNYKKHDYLYFVADIDNFGYHDFSKTLSEHNRKADRYRQWISAQKVNR, encoded by the coding sequence ATGAATAAATACAAGAAGATATTACTGGGAATCGTCCTCATGGGACTGGTCGTCATGGCATTTTTTGCCTACAGGGTCTATGATACGTTTTTCACGGTAAACACCAACTTTACCGAAGGCACCTATGAAGTACTTATTCCAACGGGTGCCGATTATAATACCGCATTTCTTGCGATTGCAGATGCTGTCGAGGATCGGGATGCATTGCATGAAACGGCAGTGCGTAAAGGCTATAACAAGAATGTAAAAGCAGGACGTTTCCTGATCGAGCCAGGTATGAGCAACAATGAGATTATCAATGCCGTACGTTCTCGCAATATACCATTGAATGTGAGGTTCAACAATCAAGAGCGATTAGAGGACCTTGCCGGTCGTATAGCGAGCCAGTTGGAACCCGATAGTTTGAGTCTGCTAAATGTCATGAGAGATCCAACTTTCCTTAAGGAAAACGGATTTACCCAGGAGAATGCATTGTCGATGTATCTGCCCAACCAGTATGAATTTTATTGGAACAGCTCGCCTGAGGCTTACAGAAGGCGAATGCTGGCCTCATGGAAAAGCTTCTGGAATGAAACCAGAAGAGCCAGAGCGGCAGCGCTGGGCTTGACGCCACAACAAGTCACATCACTGGCGGCCATAGTTCATAAAGAAACGGCAAAAGTGGACGAACGTCCCGTAGTTGCTGGTGTGTACATCAATAGGCTGAAAAACGGAATCAAACTGGATGCAGATCCAACCGTTATTTATGCCAAGAAATTAACGGACGATGATTTTAATCAAGTGATTAAACGAGTGCTGTATAAAGATCTCACGATTGATAACCGCTACAATACCTACAAATATCCTGGCGTGCCGCCAGGACCCATAGTCACACCTGATCTAAGTGCTATCGATGCGGTTTTGAATTATAAAAAACACGATTATCTCTATTTTGTGGCAGATATTGACAACTTTGGGTACCACGATTTTTCCAAAACCTTATCAGAACATAACCGAAAGGCAGATCGATATCGTCAATGGATAAGTGCTCAAAAAGTCAATCGCTAG
- a CDS encoding 3-hydroxybutyryl-CoA dehydrogenase has translation MKNITIIGAGTMGNGIAHTFAQSGFKVSLVDISQEAIDRGLGTISKNLDRMIAKERITEADKKETLDNITSYTSIPDAVQKAELIVEAATENLELKLKIFKQLDEAAPTDCILATNTSSISITQIAAVTSRPDQVIGMHFMNPVPIMKLVEIIRGYSTSDEVTKTIMDLSVQLGKTPTEVNDYPGFVANRILMPMINEAIETLYNGVAGVEEIDTVMKLGMAHPMGPLQLADFIGLDVCLSILNVMYDGFKKDKYAPCPLLVNMVMAGKKGVKSGEGFYDYSESRKAEKVSSSFS, from the coding sequence ATGAAGAACATTACCATCATAGGCGCCGGAACCATGGGAAACGGCATTGCACATACTTTTGCCCAATCAGGATTTAAGGTTTCACTAGTTGATATATCTCAGGAAGCTATCGATAGAGGTTTGGGAACGATAAGTAAGAATCTGGACCGCATGATTGCCAAAGAAAGAATTACCGAGGCAGATAAAAAAGAAACTCTCGATAATATCACTTCCTATACTTCTATCCCAGATGCTGTACAGAAAGCTGAACTTATTGTTGAAGCAGCTACAGAGAATTTAGAATTGAAATTGAAGATCTTCAAGCAACTGGATGAGGCTGCACCAACAGATTGTATTCTAGCTACAAACACTTCTTCCATCTCCATCACTCAAATTGCTGCCGTGACCAGCAGACCTGATCAGGTTATTGGAATGCATTTTATGAATCCGGTGCCTATCATGAAGTTGGTAGAGATCATACGCGGTTATTCCACCAGCGATGAAGTCACTAAGACCATTATGGACTTATCTGTTCAGCTAGGAAAAACACCAACTGAAGTAAACGACTATCCAGGTTTTGTGGCTAACCGCATCTTGATGCCTATGATCAATGAGGCGATTGAAACCTTATACAATGGCGTTGCTGGAGTTGAAGAGATTGATACCGTGATGAAATTGGGAATGGCACATCCTATGGGACCACTACAGCTTGCAGATTTTATAGGGCTGGACGTTTGTCTCTCAATATTGAATGTGATGTATGACGGTTTCAAAAAAGATAAATACGCACCATGTCCGTTATTGGTCAATATGGTGATGGCTGGCAAGAAAGGCGTTAAATCTGGTGAAGGTTTTTATGACTATTCAGAATCAAGAAAAGCAGAAAAGGTTTCAAGTAGCTTTTCATAA
- a CDS encoding Gfo/Idh/MocA family protein → MLKAGVLGAGHLGKIHLKLLQQSTRYDLVGFYDANESYAREIEKEYGYKYYSNMDELIAACDMVDVVTPTTYHHESGKKVLEAGKHLFIEKPITVTVEEAQELISLARKHNVKGQVGQVERFNDAFRTVQDRIENPMFIETHRLAEFNPRGTDVSVVLDLMIHDIDAILSVVKSPVKHVSSSGVSVISETPDIANARIEFENGCVANLTASRISLKKMRKARFFQRDAYISVDFLTKKVEVVRMKDAPEVPGDFDMILQNAEGIKKQIYFDNPEITETNAILMELETFADAIEDDTVPVVSLEDGTAALDVAMQVIENFKSL, encoded by the coding sequence ATGTTGAAAGCTGGCGTTCTGGGCGCAGGACATTTGGGTAAAATCCACTTGAAATTATTACAGCAGTCCACGCGTTACGATCTCGTGGGATTTTATGATGCTAACGAGTCCTATGCCCGTGAGATTGAAAAAGAGTACGGCTACAAGTACTACAGCAACATGGATGAGCTCATCGCTGCCTGCGATATGGTAGATGTCGTGACACCTACCACTTATCATCACGAGTCTGGTAAAAAGGTTCTTGAAGCTGGTAAGCACCTCTTTATTGAAAAACCTATCACGGTCACGGTTGAGGAGGCTCAAGAGTTGATATCGCTTGCGCGAAAGCATAATGTCAAAGGCCAGGTAGGACAAGTGGAACGTTTTAATGATGCCTTTAGAACCGTGCAGGACCGCATCGAGAATCCCATGTTTATTGAAACACATCGCCTAGCGGAATTCAATCCACGCGGAACAGATGTGAGCGTGGTACTAGATTTAATGATACATGACATTGATGCGATTTTGAGTGTGGTGAAAAGTCCCGTGAAACATGTGAGTTCCAGTGGCGTTTCCGTCATATCAGAAACTCCAGATATTGCCAATGCGCGCATTGAGTTCGAAAATGGTTGTGTGGCCAATCTAACTGCCAGCAGGATTAGCCTCAAAAAAATGCGCAAGGCAAGATTTTTCCAGCGGGATGCCTACATTTCTGTCGATTTTCTAACCAAAAAGGTAGAAGTCGTGCGTATGAAGGATGCTCCAGAAGTTCCGGGAGATTTTGACATGATCCTTCAAAATGCCGAAGGCATCAAGAAACAAATCTACTTTGACAATCCAGAAATTACCGAAACGAATGCCATCTTGATGGAACTGGAGACTTTTGCAGATGCCATTGAGGACGATACCGTTCCTGTGGTTAGTCTGGAAGACGGTACGGCAGCGCTAGACGTTGCGATGCAAGTCATTGAAAACTTCAAGTCCTTGTAA
- a CDS encoding protein-L-isoaspartate(D-aspartate) O-methyltransferase, translating to MKDDFIHKGKRRHLMQLMKEKGICDNAVLEAINKVPRHLFLDSSFMEHAYQNKAFPIGADQTISHPYTVAFQSELLQAQAGDKILEIGTGSGYQCAVLLEMKLQVYTIERQNELFKKTSTLFRKLRYRPRKFVFGDGYLGLPDEAPFDGIIVTCGAPEIPQTLLGQLKIGGRLVIPVGKDEQIMTLIVRESETDYRKTTYGEFRFVPFLGGKQ from the coding sequence ATCAAAGACGACTTCATACATAAAGGAAAACGACGCCACCTCATGCAGCTCATGAAGGAGAAAGGTATTTGTGACAATGCCGTGCTGGAAGCTATCAACAAAGTGCCCAGACATTTGTTTTTGGACAGTTCTTTTATGGAGCATGCGTACCAGAACAAAGCCTTCCCTATAGGTGCCGACCAGACCATATCACACCCCTATACCGTAGCTTTTCAAAGCGAACTTCTCCAGGCGCAAGCCGGTGATAAGATTCTGGAAATAGGAACTGGTAGTGGTTATCAATGTGCGGTTCTGTTGGAAATGAAGCTCCAGGTTTACACCATCGAGCGACAAAATGAGTTGTTCAAGAAAACCAGCACACTGTTTAGAAAGCTTCGTTATCGTCCGCGCAAGTTCGTTTTTGGTGACGGATATCTAGGACTACCGGACGAGGCACCCTTTGACGGAATCATAGTCACCTGTGGCGCTCCAGAAATCCCTCAAACCTTGCTGGGTCAGCTTAAAATAGGAGGTAGGCTTGTCATTCCAGTAGGTAAAGACGAGCAAATCATGACGCTTATCGTTAGAGAGTCTGAAACAGATTATCGCAAAACCACTTATGGTGAGTTTAGATTTGTGCCATTTTTAGGTGGTAAGCAGTAA
- a CDS encoding DUF2721 domain-containing protein — protein sequence MELTLSIPALLFPAISLTMLAYNARYLAIAALIRSLHSKYEESASEPVLQQVRKLRKRLTIIKNMQAVAIVSFLLAVITMFLIYIEKGFWANIVFGVSLLALMVSLILSLIEVQLSTKALSIQLKSIGTKK from the coding sequence GTGGAACTAACTTTAAGCATACCAGCATTACTATTCCCAGCGATCTCATTGACTATGCTGGCCTACAATGCTAGGTATCTCGCTATAGCAGCATTGATAAGAAGCCTGCACAGCAAGTACGAAGAGTCCGCATCAGAACCTGTATTGCAACAGGTACGTAAATTAAGGAAGCGACTTACTATAATCAAGAACATGCAAGCGGTGGCCATCGTTAGTTTTTTACTGGCAGTGATCACTATGTTTTTGATCTATATTGAGAAGGGCTTCTGGGCAAATATTGTTTTTGGTGTGAGTCTATTGGCGTTGATGGTTTCCTTGATCCTATCTCTAATTGAAGTGCAGCTATCTACAAAAGCATTGAGTATACAGCTCAAGAGCATCGGGACAAAAAAGTAA
- a CDS encoding GNAT family N-acetyltransferase: MILETETCKLRAVDPEDLEYIYQLENNPALWDVGHTLTPYSKFTIREYLENAHRDIYEVKQLRLAICKKDDSIVGVVDLYDFDPYHKRAGVGIVIPQDLDRSKGYASAGLQMMIDYSFNRLRLHQLYAGIAEDNLASRKLFEKLRFRESGIKKDWIATDKAYKNEVIYQLINE; this comes from the coding sequence ATGATCCTAGAAACTGAAACTTGTAAACTACGTGCCGTAGATCCGGAAGATCTCGAGTATATCTATCAGCTGGAGAATAATCCAGCGCTTTGGGATGTAGGTCATACCTTGACGCCTTATTCAAAGTTTACCATACGCGAGTATCTTGAAAATGCCCATCGCGATATTTACGAGGTAAAACAGTTGCGACTTGCCATTTGTAAAAAAGACGATAGCATTGTTGGAGTAGTGGACCTTTACGATTTTGATCCCTATCACAAACGCGCAGGAGTTGGCATCGTGATTCCGCAAGATCTGGATAGATCAAAAGGCTATGCCAGTGCTGGTTTGCAAATGATGATTGACTACAGCTTCAACCGGCTGAGATTGCATCAATTGTATGCTGGAATTGCAGAGGATAATCTGGCGAGCAGGAAATTATTTGAAAAGTTACGCTTTCGCGAAAGCGGAATAAAAAAAGACTGGATTGCAACGGACAAGGCCTATAAAAATGAGGTCATCTACCAATTGATCAATGAATAA
- a CDS encoding DUF1015 domain-containing protein, with the protein MPTIKPFKAIRATPEKAAHVISRTYQDYGPEELEALLKFNPFSFLQILNPGYKYSHEITGEERFNLVRNRFLEFREENHLLQEDVPAFYLYENKDPHHQYTGIIAAASVEDYQSNRIKKHEDTLSHKEVLFKEYLKIVGFNAEPVLLTYQDDDAIDDITAQIKKSLPAYHFSTTDFNSHKVWTVTDPDLIASIQKIFANKEHLYIADGHHRSSSSSLLAQEMGEKHESYNYFMSFLIPESQLNIYEFNRLVKDLNGHSKESFLMQLDQYFRIQNRGLEIYKPSKKHHFSMYLDGDFYSLYLRKDLHRIKNALDDLDTQMLYDLVLQPILGIADLRNDGRIDYSYGKSDLLVMKSKIDQGEYAVGFGLFPATVEQMKSIADADLRMPPKSTFIRPKLPSGLIIYEFENE; encoded by the coding sequence ATGCCCACCATAAAACCCTTCAAAGCCATAAGAGCAACGCCAGAAAAGGCGGCGCATGTCATCTCGCGCACCTATCAGGATTACGGCCCAGAAGAATTGGAGGCATTGCTTAAATTCAATCCGTTTAGTTTTTTGCAAATCCTTAATCCAGGATACAAATACAGCCACGAGATTACTGGTGAGGAACGATTCAACCTGGTACGCAACAGGTTTCTGGAATTTAGGGAAGAGAATCATTTGCTTCAAGAAGATGTTCCTGCCTTTTACCTTTATGAGAATAAGGATCCGCATCATCAGTATACAGGAATTATTGCGGCCGCAAGTGTAGAGGATTACCAGAGCAACCGCATCAAAAAACACGAGGATACCTTATCTCATAAAGAGGTGTTGTTTAAGGAGTATCTTAAAATTGTAGGTTTCAATGCAGAACCGGTACTATTGACCTATCAGGATGATGATGCTATAGATGACATCACCGCACAGATAAAGAAATCTTTACCTGCCTATCATTTTTCGACCACAGATTTTAACAGCCATAAAGTATGGACGGTTACAGATCCTGATCTGATCGCCTCCATTCAAAAAATATTTGCAAACAAAGAGCATCTGTACATTGCAGATGGTCACCATCGCAGCTCGAGTTCATCATTACTGGCGCAAGAAATGGGAGAAAAACATGAAAGCTATAACTATTTCATGAGTTTCCTGATTCCAGAAAGCCAGCTCAACATCTATGAATTCAATAGATTGGTTAAAGACCTCAATGGACATTCCAAAGAGTCCTTTCTTATGCAGCTGGATCAGTATTTCAGGATACAGAATCGTGGTCTGGAAATTTACAAGCCTTCAAAAAAGCATCATTTTTCCATGTATCTGGATGGTGATTTCTACAGCCTATATTTGCGCAAGGATTTGCATCGCATCAAGAATGCCCTGGACGATCTGGATACACAGATGTTATACGATTTAGTGCTGCAACCTATTCTGGGAATCGCAGATTTAAGAAATGACGGACGCATCGATTACAGTTATGGCAAGTCAGACTTGTTGGTGATGAAGTCAAAAATCGACCAAGGTGAATATGCCGTAGGTTTTGGACTATTTCCTGCCACGGTAGAACAAATGAAATCCATTGCAGACGCTGACTTAAGGATGCCTCCCAAAAGCACCTTCATCAGGCCCAAACTTCCCAGTGGATTGATCATATACGAATTTGAAAATGAGTAA
- a CDS encoding trypsin-like peptidase domain-containing protein translates to MKSILKSVGAAVLGGAVVLGSYKTFIEPDTSSKIELAQESILTATPVTYTNNAIPNAVDFTEAAEKTVHAVVHVKNLTVSRGNPTMQDLMYGRVPLRQAVGTGSGVIITKDGYIVTNNHVIENSQALQVTLNDNRTYEAEIIGTEPGSDIALIKIDVDEDLPVVAFGDSDQARIGEWVLAVGNPFNLTSTVTAGIISAKGRDLNTRDQMQQSFIQTDAAVNPGNSGGALVNNRGELIGINTAIQSPTGSYTGYSFAVPSNNARKIIQDLMEYGFVQKGMLGISGGTLNGRAAQELGLQSAEGIYVSEVVEDSGAEKAGLRKGDIITSIDGVRMRSFADLSGYVGSKNPGDFVEATVLRNGKERPISIEITKNSTVTIPELDMDFRDLTNDEKRKYNLDNGALIIGTKNSLADTNLNGYVITKVNDRNVKNVENLKYIMDQTEANQRLILEVKNPQGQIERWRLTVD, encoded by the coding sequence ATGAAATCCATACTTAAATCTGTAGGAGCTGCCGTTCTAGGTGGCGCAGTGGTATTGGGATCTTATAAAACATTTATAGAACCCGATACATCATCAAAAATTGAGCTTGCTCAAGAGTCCATTCTTACTGCAACTCCAGTAACTTATACCAATAATGCCATTCCTAATGCAGTAGATTTTACTGAGGCAGCCGAAAAAACCGTACATGCGGTAGTACACGTTAAAAACCTAACCGTATCGCGCGGTAATCCAACCATGCAAGATTTAATGTATGGACGTGTTCCCTTACGTCAGGCCGTTGGAACTGGTAGTGGTGTGATTATCACCAAGGATGGTTATATCGTTACCAACAATCACGTGATTGAAAATTCTCAGGCGCTACAAGTGACCTTAAATGACAATCGCACCTATGAAGCAGAAATTATAGGAACTGAACCTGGAAGTGATATTGCCTTGATTAAAATTGATGTGGATGAGGATTTACCGGTAGTCGCCTTTGGTGATAGTGATCAGGCAAGAATAGGCGAATGGGTACTTGCCGTAGGGAATCCATTTAATTTGACCAGTACGGTAACCGCAGGTATCATAAGTGCTAAAGGTCGCGACCTCAACACTAGAGATCAAATGCAGCAAAGTTTTATCCAGACAGATGCGGCCGTAAACCCTGGAAATTCTGGTGGTGCGTTGGTCAATAATCGTGGTGAACTTATTGGGATCAATACCGCTATTCAATCACCAACGGGATCGTACACAGGCTATTCCTTTGCCGTACCATCCAACAATGCCCGCAAGATCATTCAGGATTTGATGGAATATGGTTTTGTACAAAAAGGGATGCTGGGTATTTCTGGAGGTACTCTTAATGGACGTGCCGCTCAAGAATTAGGTCTTCAAAGTGCTGAAGGAATTTATGTTTCAGAAGTGGTAGAAGACAGTGGTGCAGAGAAAGCCGGACTAAGAAAGGGTGATATCATTACAAGTATTGACGGTGTGCGCATGAGATCTTTTGCAGACCTTTCTGGATATGTAGGATCTAAAAATCCTGGGGATTTTGTAGAAGCAACTGTATTGCGCAATGGTAAAGAAAGACCTATCTCCATCGAGATTACAAAAAATAGCACGGTCACTATTCCAGAATTGGATATGGACTTTAGAGACCTTACCAATGATGAAAAACGAAAATATAACCTAGACAACGGTGCTCTCATAATAGGAACTAAAAACAGCCTTGCCGACACTAACCTTAACGGTTATGTCATTACCAAGGTCAACGATAGGAATGTCAAGAATGTGGAAAACTTAAAATACATCATGGATCAAACTGAAGCGAATCAGCGATTGATTCTAGAAGTGAAGAATCCACAAGGTCAGATAGAACGTTGGAGATTGACTGTCGACTAA